In a genomic window of Amblyomma americanum isolate KBUSLIRL-KWMA chromosome 4, ASM5285725v1, whole genome shotgun sequence:
- the LOC144128581 gene encoding AN1-type zinc finger protein 2A-like isoform X4: MEFPELGQHCSESSCKRLDFLPVKCDACGKIYCKDHLQYRHHGCTVGISKDVQVPVCPLCNCPVPSRRGDLPDVAVSSHIDRECQSDPAQAKRKAYINRCSVKGCKQKELIPVNCRHCSLNHCLKHRYPDNHNCTGKGTSPAGAAAMARLQQKASSATQSQRDSVANLQTEDEALAWALQQSLYEADLKERSDQHTNRRRTSSRRSDKSCFVS; this comes from the exons ATGGAGTTTCCAGAGTTGGGCCAGCATTGCTCCGAGAGCTCCTGCAAGAGGCTAG ATTTTCTGCCTGTGAAATGTGACGCCTGCGGAAAAATTTACTG TAAGGACCACTTGCAGTACCGACACCATGGCTGCACTGTTGGCATTAGCAAAGACGTCCAGGTGCCCGTGTGTCCCCTCTGTAATTGCCCTGTACCGAGTCGGCGAGGCGACCTACCTGATGTGGCTGTCAGCAGCCACATAGACCGTGAATGCCAGTCTGATCCAGCACAAGCAAAACGCAAG GCCTATATCAATCGCTGCTCTGTAAAAGGCTGCAAGCAGAAAGAACTGATTCCAGTGAACTGCAGACATTGCAGCCTCAATCACTGCCTGAAGCACAGGTATCCAGATAACCACAACTGCACAGGAAAGGGCACGTCACCCGCAGG TGCTGCCGCAATGGCAAGACTTCAGCAGAAAGCCTCCAGTGCCACCCAGAGCCAGCGCGATAGTGTGGCTAACCTGCAGACTGAGGATGAAGCTTTGGCATGGGCTCTGCAGCAATCGCTGTATGAGGCTGATCTTAAGGAACGGAG TGACCAGCACACGAATAGGAGAAGAACATCGTCAAGG CGGTCTGACAAGAGCTGCTTTGTCTCCTAA
- the LOC144128581 gene encoding AN1-type zinc finger protein 2A-like isoform X2, with protein sequence MEFPELGQHCSESSCKRLDFLPVKCDACGKIYCKDHLQYRHHGCTVGISKDVQVPVCPLCNCPVPSRRGDLPDVAVSSHIDRECQSDPAQAKRKAYINRCSVKGCKQKELIPVNCRHCSLNHCLKHRYPDNHNCTGKGTSPAGAAAMARLQQKASSATQSQRDSVANLQTEDEALAWALQQSLYEADLKERSSDQHTNRRRTSSRRSDKSCFVS encoded by the exons ATGGAGTTTCCAGAGTTGGGCCAGCATTGCTCCGAGAGCTCCTGCAAGAGGCTAG ATTTTCTGCCTGTGAAATGTGACGCCTGCGGAAAAATTTACTG TAAGGACCACTTGCAGTACCGACACCATGGCTGCACTGTTGGCATTAGCAAAGACGTCCAGGTGCCCGTGTGTCCCCTCTGTAATTGCCCTGTACCGAGTCGGCGAGGCGACCTACCTGATGTGGCTGTCAGCAGCCACATAGACCGTGAATGCCAGTCTGATCCAGCACAAGCAAAACGCAAG GCCTATATCAATCGCTGCTCTGTAAAAGGCTGCAAGCAGAAAGAACTGATTCCAGTGAACTGCAGACATTGCAGCCTCAATCACTGCCTGAAGCACAGGTATCCAGATAACCACAACTGCACAGGAAAGGGCACGTCACCCGCAGG TGCTGCCGCAATGGCAAGACTTCAGCAGAAAGCCTCCAGTGCCACCCAGAGCCAGCGCGATAGTGTGGCTAACCTGCAGACTGAGGATGAAGCTTTGGCATGGGCTCTGCAGCAATCGCTGTATGAGGCTGATCTTAAGGAACGGAG CAGTGACCAGCACACGAATAGGAGAAGAACATCGTCAAGG CGGTCTGACAAGAGCTGCTTTGTCTCCTAA
- the LOC144128581 gene encoding AN1-type zinc finger protein 2A-like isoform X1 → MEFPELGQHCSESSCKRLDFLPVKCDACGKIYCKDHLQYRHHGCTVGISKDVQVPVCPLCNCPVPSRRGDLPDVAVSSHIDRECQSDPAQAKRKAYINRCSVKGCKQKELIPVNCRHCSLNHCLKHRYPDNHNCTGKGTSPAGAAAMARLQQKASSATQSQRDSVANLQTEDEALAWALQQSLYEADLKERSSDQHTNRRRTSSRQRSDKSCFVS, encoded by the exons ATGGAGTTTCCAGAGTTGGGCCAGCATTGCTCCGAGAGCTCCTGCAAGAGGCTAG ATTTTCTGCCTGTGAAATGTGACGCCTGCGGAAAAATTTACTG TAAGGACCACTTGCAGTACCGACACCATGGCTGCACTGTTGGCATTAGCAAAGACGTCCAGGTGCCCGTGTGTCCCCTCTGTAATTGCCCTGTACCGAGTCGGCGAGGCGACCTACCTGATGTGGCTGTCAGCAGCCACATAGACCGTGAATGCCAGTCTGATCCAGCACAAGCAAAACGCAAG GCCTATATCAATCGCTGCTCTGTAAAAGGCTGCAAGCAGAAAGAACTGATTCCAGTGAACTGCAGACATTGCAGCCTCAATCACTGCCTGAAGCACAGGTATCCAGATAACCACAACTGCACAGGAAAGGGCACGTCACCCGCAGG TGCTGCCGCAATGGCAAGACTTCAGCAGAAAGCCTCCAGTGCCACCCAGAGCCAGCGCGATAGTGTGGCTAACCTGCAGACTGAGGATGAAGCTTTGGCATGGGCTCTGCAGCAATCGCTGTATGAGGCTGATCTTAAGGAACGGAG CAGTGACCAGCACACGAATAGGAGAAGAACATCGTCAAGG CAGCGGTCTGACAAGAGCTGCTTTGTCTCCTAA
- the LOC144128581 gene encoding AN1-type zinc finger protein 2A-like isoform X3 has product MEFPELGQHCSESSCKRLDFLPVKCDACGKIYCKDHLQYRHHGCTVGISKDVQVPVCPLCNCPVPSRRGDLPDVAVSSHIDRECQSDPAQAKRKAYINRCSVKGCKQKELIPVNCRHCSLNHCLKHRYPDNHNCTGKGTSPAGAAAMARLQQKASSATQSQRDSVANLQTEDEALAWALQQSLYEADLKERSDQHTNRRRTSSRQRSDKSCFVS; this is encoded by the exons ATGGAGTTTCCAGAGTTGGGCCAGCATTGCTCCGAGAGCTCCTGCAAGAGGCTAG ATTTTCTGCCTGTGAAATGTGACGCCTGCGGAAAAATTTACTG TAAGGACCACTTGCAGTACCGACACCATGGCTGCACTGTTGGCATTAGCAAAGACGTCCAGGTGCCCGTGTGTCCCCTCTGTAATTGCCCTGTACCGAGTCGGCGAGGCGACCTACCTGATGTGGCTGTCAGCAGCCACATAGACCGTGAATGCCAGTCTGATCCAGCACAAGCAAAACGCAAG GCCTATATCAATCGCTGCTCTGTAAAAGGCTGCAAGCAGAAAGAACTGATTCCAGTGAACTGCAGACATTGCAGCCTCAATCACTGCCTGAAGCACAGGTATCCAGATAACCACAACTGCACAGGAAAGGGCACGTCACCCGCAGG TGCTGCCGCAATGGCAAGACTTCAGCAGAAAGCCTCCAGTGCCACCCAGAGCCAGCGCGATAGTGTGGCTAACCTGCAGACTGAGGATGAAGCTTTGGCATGGGCTCTGCAGCAATCGCTGTATGAGGCTGATCTTAAGGAACGGAG TGACCAGCACACGAATAGGAGAAGAACATCGTCAAGG CAGCGGTCTGACAAGAGCTGCTTTGTCTCCTAA